In Amphiprion ocellaris isolate individual 3 ecotype Okinawa chromosome 3, ASM2253959v1, whole genome shotgun sequence, one genomic interval encodes:
- the tnni1c gene encoding troponin I, skeletal, slow c gives MPPKADAKPKCKISASRKLSLKILLLARATEELEAEKVAIEEDKVRHLGEKLPPLQLSGLTLEDLQVLCKQMHEKIDVVDEERYDFEAKVFKNYRDINELKLKVQDLGGKFKKPALRKVRVSADEMMEALFGSKSKASSMDLRANLKSVKKEDIKQEKELNMEVGDWRKNVEAMSGMEGRKKMFDA, from the exons ATGCCCCCCAAGGCAGATGCCAAG ccCAAATGCAAGATTTCAGCCTCACGCAAGCTATCACTGAAG ATCCTTCTGCTGGCTCGTGCAACAGAAGAGCTGGAGGCAGAGAAGGTGGCTATTGAAGAAGACAAGGTTCGTCACCTGGGAGAGAAGCTTCCACCGCTGCAGCTCAGTGGTTTAACCTTGGAGGACCTGCAG GTACTCTGCAAGCAGATGCATGAAAAGATTGATGTGGTGGATGAGGAGCGGTACGACTTTGAGGCCAAAGTCTTCAAGAACTACAGAGAC ATCAATGAGTTGAAGCTAAAGGTGCAGGACCTTGGAGGGAAGTTTAAGAAACCGGCACTGAGAAAGGTGAGAGTATCAGCAGATGAGATGATGGAAGCTTTGTTTGGATCCAAGAGTAAGGCCTCCTCCATGGACCTGAGGGCCAACCTCAAGTCTGTAAAGAAAGAGGACATCAAACAAGAGAAG GAGCTGAACATGGAGGTGGGTGACTGGCGTAAGAACGTGGAGGCCATGTCTGGAATGGAAGGCAGGAAGAAGATGTTTGATGCATAA